From the Roseofilum capinflatum BLCC-M114 genome, one window contains:
- a CDS encoding cobalt-precorrin-8X methylmutase, with the protein MKKSEHPIALESFATIDREIGPHSLNDQEYAIARRIIHTTADFEFKDLLWFSPTAIESGIEALRQQSPIITDVSMVNMGIRNLVAQTFNNPLFIAVEAAPEAEPGKTRTETGMLQLARQFPNAIFAIGNAPTALLALCEAIAQGRVQPALVIGAPVGFVSVVESKSRLRQLAVPQIGIKGRKGGSPVAAAIVNALIHLA; encoded by the coding sequence ATGAAGAAGTCTGAACATCCGATCGCCCTGGAAAGCTTTGCTACGATCGATCGCGAAATTGGCCCCCATAGTTTAAATGACCAGGAATATGCGATCGCCCGCCGCATCATTCACACCACCGCCGACTTTGAGTTTAAGGACTTGCTCTGGTTTAGTCCAACGGCGATTGAGTCGGGTATCGAGGCTCTGCGCCAACAGTCTCCCATTATTACCGATGTCTCCATGGTGAACATGGGAATTCGCAATTTAGTCGCTCAAACCTTTAATAATCCTCTGTTTATCGCTGTGGAAGCAGCACCGGAAGCAGAACCAGGAAAAACCCGCACAGAGACCGGAATGCTCCAGTTAGCCCGTCAGTTTCCCAATGCCATTTTTGCGATCGGAAACGCGCCCACGGCTCTCCTAGCCCTGTGTGAGGCGATCGCACAGGGGAGGGTGCAGCCTGCCCTCGTGATTGGCGCTCCGGTGGGGTTTGTGTCGGTGGTCGAATCCAAATCTCGTTTAAGGCAGTTGGCGGTTCCCCAAATTGGGATCAAGGGGCGCAAGGGGGGATCGCCCGTGGCGGCAGCGATTGTTAATGCTTTGATCCATCTAGCTTAG
- the cbiE gene encoding precorrin-6y C5,15-methyltransferase (decarboxylating) subunit CbiE, translated as MNPIHVVGIGLEGAAGLSGAVQEIIEGATLLVGSDRHLAYFPQHPAQRLTLSDISQTLHQVKERLSSETIVILVSGDPLFFGLGRLLLTYFPPEQLCFHPHVSSVQLAFSRVKVPWQGASIISIHGRDFDELVTALQKGASPIAVLTDPLHAPGAIARLLLNLDLPTHYQFWVCENLGGTDEQIHHLSAQEALRRTFAPLNIVILVQKPQDSAIDLNTLPALGIPDRHFHSFGDRPGLITKREIRLLILGELELQPKQTIWDIGAGTGSVSMEIGRLVPTAYVYAIEKTAAGIQLIQKNAQRFRISNVVSIQGKAPDILRQIPAPHRVFIGGTGEALQGILACCLATLLPGGKIVMALATLEHWQEAIAWIHRHQLTYRVLQVQVSRSLPVGRFTRFAPLNPVILLTIEPFNSTPRGGY; from the coding sequence ATGAATCCAATTCATGTGGTGGGTATTGGCTTGGAGGGGGCGGCTGGACTCTCAGGAGCGGTGCAAGAGATAATTGAGGGCGCAACTCTATTGGTAGGGAGCGATCGCCACTTAGCCTATTTTCCCCAACACCCTGCCCAGCGTCTCACCTTAAGCGACATCTCCCAAACCCTGCACCAGGTGAAAGAGCGTCTCAGCTCAGAAACCATCGTTATTCTGGTGTCCGGTGACCCCCTGTTTTTTGGTTTAGGGCGACTGCTGCTCACTTATTTTCCGCCAGAGCAGCTCTGTTTTCATCCCCATGTCAGTTCCGTGCAACTCGCCTTTAGTCGGGTGAAAGTGCCTTGGCAAGGGGCAAGTATTATTAGTATCCATGGTCGAGATTTCGATGAATTGGTGACAGCGCTACAAAAAGGCGCATCTCCCATCGCCGTGTTAACCGATCCCCTCCATGCTCCAGGGGCGATCGCCCGGTTACTCTTGAATTTAGATTTACCGACCCATTATCAGTTTTGGGTGTGCGAAAACCTAGGGGGAACCGATGAACAGATCCATCACTTATCGGCTCAAGAAGCCTTGAGGCGGACGTTTGCGCCCCTGAATATTGTCATCCTGGTACAGAAACCCCAAGATAGCGCTATCGATCTAAACACCTTACCCGCTCTCGGTATCCCCGATCGCCACTTCCACAGTTTCGGCGATCGACCCGGTTTAATCACCAAGCGGGAGATCCGTCTGCTCATCCTGGGCGAATTGGAGCTACAACCCAAGCAAACCATCTGGGATATTGGCGCGGGAACCGGTTCCGTCTCCATGGAAATCGGCCGGTTAGTCCCCACTGCCTACGTTTATGCCATCGAAAAAACGGCGGCTGGAATCCAACTGATTCAAAAGAATGCCCAGCGCTTTCGGATTTCTAATGTAGTCTCCATTCAAGGCAAAGCACCCGATATTCTCCGCCAAATTCCTGCCCCTCACCGAGTATTTATTGGCGGCACTGGGGAAGCTTTGCAAGGAATTTTAGCCTGTTGTTTAGCCACCTTGTTACCAGGGGGTAAAATAGTGATGGCCCTGGCTACCTTGGAACATTGGCAAGAGGCGATCGCCTGGATTCATCGCCACCAATTGACCTATCGGGTGCTACAAGTTCAGGTTTCTCGGTCGCTTCCCGTGGGCCGATTTACCCGTTTTGCCCCTCTCAATCCCGTCATTCTCTTGACCATTGAACCATTTAACTCAACCCCCAGGGGGGGATATTAA
- a CDS encoding CPBP family intramembrane glutamic endopeptidase: protein MFSAFISSWLFHRLPSSGILNSLAFFVLWVVLWLPIAIPVARRLQWHPPHPLTPQQKLSLLMPLYLLVPLLLGAVVWIEKRPLSDYGLSLDRPIFLSLMAGLALSLLTLFIAYGVQVAWGNLTWKPEEVNSSFPQILGSILGLSLWISAIEESVFRGFLLTQLQGDMGQLWAAILSSLIFALSHLIWDVKGSLIQLPGLALMGLILVLARWVDGGSLGLAWGLHGGWIWGLISLDTTQILRPKSDRPWPEWVTGIDGQPLSGLVGILILAMTGLILGLISPPGG from the coding sequence ATGTTTTCTGCATTCATCTCTAGCTGGTTATTTCACCGTCTACCCAGTTCAGGAATTCTCAACAGTCTTGCTTTTTTTGTCTTGTGGGTAGTTCTGTGGTTACCGATCGCCATTCCTGTGGCTCGCCGTCTGCAATGGCATCCTCCCCATCCCTTAACTCCCCAACAAAAACTGTCCTTGCTGATGCCCCTATACCTCTTGGTTCCCCTGCTGTTAGGGGCAGTGGTTTGGATAGAAAAGCGACCCCTTTCTGACTATGGTCTGAGTCTAGATCGGCCGATTTTTCTCTCGTTAATGGCTGGTCTAGCTCTCAGCCTACTGACCCTATTCATTGCCTATGGTGTACAAGTCGCCTGGGGAAACTTAACATGGAAACCGGAAGAAGTCAACTCTTCTTTCCCCCAGATTTTAGGCTCAATTTTAGGGTTGAGTCTGTGGATCAGTGCCATAGAAGAAAGTGTATTCCGGGGATTTTTGCTCACCCAACTGCAAGGGGATATGGGTCAGCTCTGGGCGGCAATCCTTTCGAGTTTAATCTTTGCTCTCTCCCATCTGATTTGGGATGTTAAGGGCAGTTTAATCCAACTCCCTGGCCTGGCCCTAATGGGCCTAATTTTAGTGCTGGCCCGTTGGGTTGATGGGGGGAGTTTGGGGTTAGCTTGGGGACTTCATGGGGGTTGGATCTGGGGGTTAATCAGTTTAGATACAACCCAAATTTTAAGGCCAAAATCCGATCGCCCCTGGCCCGAATGGGTAACCGGTATCGACGGACAACCCTTGAGCGGTCTAGTGGGCATTTTAATTTTGGCAATGACGGGTTTAATTCTGGGATTAATATCCCCCCCTGGGGGTTGA
- a CDS encoding Uma2 family endonuclease produces MVHLSLKPLTLAEFLELPETKPAREYIEGEIIQKPMPKGKHSVIQGELLFAINRRVKPQRIAQAFPELRCTFGDRSIVPDLCVFTWDRIPTDEEGQIADLFALAPDWTIEILSPDQSSTKVTKNILYCLKQGSQMGWLIDPQEQTLLVYTRKQEIEVYDRPDDRLPVPDFAAELELTIGDLFGWLRKT; encoded by the coding sequence ATGGTACACCTATCATTGAAACCATTAACCTTAGCCGAGTTTCTGGAGTTACCAGAAACTAAGCCAGCGAGGGAATATATAGAGGGTGAAATTATCCAGAAACCCATGCCGAAAGGAAAACATAGCGTGATTCAGGGCGAATTACTGTTTGCTATTAATCGAAGGGTTAAACCCCAGCGTATTGCCCAGGCATTTCCGGAGCTGCGATGTACATTTGGCGATCGCTCCATTGTTCCCGATCTCTGCGTGTTCACTTGGGATCGGATTCCTACGGATGAAGAGGGGCAAATTGCGGATTTATTCGCTCTAGCTCCAGACTGGACGATTGAAATTTTATCCCCCGATCAAAGTTCGACTAAAGTTACGAAAAATATTCTCTATTGTCTCAAGCAGGGGAGCCAAATGGGGTGGTTGATTGACCCCCAAGAGCAAACCCTATTGGTTTACACTCGCAAACAAGAGATAGAAGTCTACGATCGACCAGATGATCGGCTGCCTGTACCGGATTTCGCGGCTGAATTAGAATTAACGATTGGGGATTTATTTGGCTGGTTAAGGAAGACATAA
- a CDS encoding TolB family protein codes for MAGGSRLSQVILLSLGVWVVLLGGCNQVEVPLGPQAINSRYRDEQPAVSGSGQYVAFVSNRDRRQQIYLYHLSQRQFVQLPRLNQPNAIIESPSISYNARYIVYLSSIRGKPEIILYDRVTKRQEALTLAYPGWVRNPSISPDGRYVVFETDRRGQWDVEVIDRGPNIELDIPDGPV; via the coding sequence ATGGCCGGTGGCTCTCGGTTAAGCCAGGTCATCCTGCTCAGTTTAGGAGTCTGGGTTGTTCTTCTGGGGGGATGCAACCAGGTAGAGGTTCCCCTCGGCCCCCAGGCAATTAATAGTCGCTATCGGGATGAACAACCGGCCGTCAGTGGTAGCGGTCAGTATGTGGCGTTTGTCTCTAACCGCGATCGCCGTCAACAAATCTATCTCTATCATCTGAGCCAACGTCAATTTGTCCAACTTCCTCGGCTCAATCAACCCAACGCCATCATCGAATCTCCCAGTATTAGCTACAATGCCCGCTACATTGTCTACCTGAGTAGTATTCGCGGCAAACCAGAAATTATTCTTTACGATCGCGTCACTAAACGACAAGAAGCGCTAACCTTAGCTTATCCGGGTTGGGTACGCAATCCTAGCATTAGCCCAGATGGCCGGTATGTGGTGTTTGAAACGGATCGTCGGGGGCAATGGGATGTGGAAGTGATCGATCGCGGCCCCAATATTGAACTCGATATTCCCGATGGGCCGGTATAG
- a CDS encoding TolB family protein: MGKKKGPTVFWFSMLVVLGNLMGCSYPQVLAEPYDPNGKSLNSAYSESDPHVAGRYLVFASDRGFSQDIYLYDLVDRRLIDLPGLNSLDMIASHPDVSVDGRYIVFAGNRQGETDIYLYDRSLRQLRNLTGDLNTQVQNPMLNADGSRIVFEANAKGQWDIFVYNRRGERIE, translated from the coding sequence ATGGGTAAGAAGAAAGGGCCAACTGTTTTTTGGTTCTCTATGCTGGTGGTTCTCGGTAACTTGATGGGGTGTAGTTATCCTCAAGTGCTGGCGGAACCCTACGATCCTAATGGTAAAAGTCTCAATAGTGCCTATAGTGAATCTGACCCCCATGTAGCCGGTCGCTATCTGGTGTTTGCTTCCGATCGCGGCTTCAGTCAAGATATTTATCTGTATGATTTAGTCGATCGCCGCCTCATCGATCTACCGGGTCTTAATTCTTTGGATATGATTGCTTCTCATCCAGATGTTTCTGTAGATGGTCGCTACATCGTGTTTGCTGGTAATCGTCAGGGGGAAACCGATATCTATCTCTACGATCGCTCTCTGCGACAATTACGGAATTTAACAGGTGATTTGAATACACAAGTCCAAAATCCCATGTTAAATGCCGATGGGTCTCGAATCGTCTTTGAAGCCAATGCCAAGGGGCAATGGGATATTTTCGTCTACAACCGTCGGGGAGAGAGGATCGAGTAA
- a CDS encoding succinate dehydrogenase/fumarate reductase iron-sulfur subunit: protein MEVVFQIIRQEQKSAPRVQHYTLDVDPSETILSCLNRIKWEVDGTLAFRKNCRNTICGSCGMRINGRSALACKENVASELEATASGDSPPTITIAPLGNFPVIKDLVVDMQSFWDNLEKVDPYVSTASRSIPEREFLQSPEVRSQLEKTGNCILCGACYSECNAVEVNPDFVGPHALAKAYRMVADNRDSQTSERLDQYNDATRGVWACTRCLYCDTVCPMEVDPLEQISKIKGEILDRHTAQSSRPIRHRKILVDMVKEGGWVDERQFALKVVGNAFRDLKGLLSLAPVGLRLLARSKFPFTFEPSEGTDEVRSLIEAVKTLESSTD from the coding sequence ATGGAAGTTGTTTTTCAGATCATTCGGCAAGAGCAAAAGAGCGCCCCAAGGGTTCAACATTACACCTTGGATGTCGATCCGAGCGAGACCATCTTAAGTTGCCTCAACCGCATTAAGTGGGAAGTTGATGGCACTCTGGCCTTCCGCAAAAATTGTCGCAATACCATCTGTGGTAGTTGTGGAATGCGGATTAATGGACGTTCAGCTCTGGCTTGTAAAGAAAATGTGGCCAGTGAACTCGAAGCCACTGCATCAGGGGATTCCCCTCCTACCATTACCATTGCTCCTTTGGGGAATTTCCCAGTGATTAAGGATTTGGTGGTGGATATGCAATCGTTTTGGGATAACCTGGAAAAGGTCGATCCCTATGTGAGTACCGCCTCTAGATCGATTCCAGAACGGGAGTTTTTGCAATCTCCTGAAGTGCGATCGCAACTGGAGAAAACCGGTAACTGTATTCTCTGTGGTGCTTGTTACTCTGAATGTAATGCCGTGGAAGTGAACCCGGATTTTGTTGGCCCCCATGCCTTGGCTAAGGCCTATCGTATGGTAGCCGATAACCGGGATAGTCAAACTTCAGAGCGATTAGACCAATATAATGATGCCACTCGTGGCGTTTGGGCCTGCACCCGATGTCTCTATTGTGATACGGTTTGTCCCATGGAAGTCGATCCTTTAGAGCAAATTAGCAAAATTAAAGGGGAAATTCTCGATCGCCATACCGCCCAATCGAGTCGCCCCATCCGCCATCGTAAAATTCTGGTAGATATGGTTAAAGAGGGCGGTTGGGTGGATGAACGCCAATTTGCCCTCAAGGTTGTAGGTAATGCCTTTCGAGACCTCAAAGGCCTGTTGAGTCTGGCTCCCGTGGGCCTAAGATTGTTAGCACGCAGTAAGTTCCCCTTTACGTTTGAGCCTTCTGAAGGTACAGATGAAGTGCGATCGCTCATTGAAGCGGTTAAAACCTTAGAATCCTCAACAGATTAA
- the psbX gene encoding photosystem II reaction center X protein has translation MTPSLANFLWSLVWGGAIVVIPATVALIFISQRDKIQRS, from the coding sequence ATGACTCCTTCTTTAGCCAATTTTTTGTGGAGCCTGGTCTGGGGTGGCGCAATTGTGGTCATTCCGGCAACCGTTGCTTTAATCTTTATTAGTCAACGGGACAAAATCCAGCGCTCTTAA
- a CDS encoding phage tail protein, giving the protein MTLARSSPFYLDVIPMRLPDADPELLENDPLAPEGIPLMLVPGEPSQLMVKLGNPGEQPLDVTLEVRGNFPQAWYSCEQEHPQIAPGTTQDIVLEFQAPDDFFEAFLALRENSSLRINYRGRLQVYGAVPGTASQLIDVADLNFYVRPQSKYLDFLPQIYREVDFVGRFLKIIEETFNPDVQTMGSLYAYLDPLTAPESMIPFLAHWVGWELQSYLSLDQQRLLIRRALEIYRWRGTRRGLRLYLHLATGLPLDEEVEREEDKHIAILETFSQGLVLGNSILGQDALLGGGQPFHFRVHLRPESPGSVDEALVRQVIEQQKPAFCTYELQMG; this is encoded by the coding sequence ATGACCCTTGCCCGTTCTAGTCCTTTCTATCTTGATGTGATTCCCATGCGTCTGCCGGATGCAGACCCGGAATTACTGGAAAATGACCCCTTAGCGCCGGAAGGTATTCCTTTAATGCTAGTTCCGGGAGAACCCAGTCAGCTTATGGTAAAGTTGGGGAACCCTGGAGAACAACCCTTAGATGTGACCCTGGAAGTTCGGGGGAATTTTCCCCAAGCTTGGTATTCTTGCGAACAAGAACATCCTCAAATTGCTCCGGGAACGACCCAAGATATTGTGCTGGAATTTCAAGCGCCGGATGATTTTTTTGAAGCGTTTCTAGCCCTAAGAGAAAATTCGAGTTTACGGATTAATTATCGGGGGCGGCTTCAGGTGTATGGGGCGGTTCCGGGAACAGCGAGCCAATTGATTGATGTGGCGGATCTTAATTTTTATGTGCGTCCCCAATCTAAGTATTTAGACTTTTTGCCCCAAATCTATCGGGAAGTGGATTTTGTGGGTAGGTTTTTGAAGATTATTGAGGAAACGTTTAATCCGGATGTGCAGACGATGGGCAGTTTATATGCCTATCTCGATCCGTTGACGGCTCCTGAATCGATGATTCCGTTTCTAGCTCATTGGGTGGGTTGGGAATTGCAGTCTTATTTGAGTTTAGATCAACAGAGGTTATTAATTCGCCGCGCCCTAGAGATTTATCGCTGGCGGGGCACTCGCAGAGGGTTGCGATTGTATTTACATTTGGCTACGGGTTTACCTCTAGATGAGGAGGTGGAACGGGAGGAAGATAAACATATTGCTATTTTGGAAACGTTTAGCCAAGGCCTGGTTTTGGGCAATTCGATCTTAGGACAAGATGCCCTGTTGGGGGGCGGGCAACCGTTCCATTTTCGGGTACATTTGCGACCTGAATCTCCGGGGTCGGTGGATGAGGCTTTGGTGCGTCAGGTGATTGAACAGCAAAAACCGGCGTTTTGTACCTATGAGTTACAAATGGGTTAG
- a CDS encoding Ycf66 family protein: MVNIGLNPGAMLGVVLFGAGAGLYFLRSVRPELARDHDIFFMAVAVLSGGILFFQGWRLDPILTFGQFLLTGSAIFFAVESIRLRGLATSRAKQNTPIVDEDRPVSRAYTYDGYDNYDPRLDQLEPEEEPRPRRMIGTKEDRYGQGDRYEDRYEEDYPRRSSSSRRRSSSRPSATSSSSGRRSSRRPASTTSRGSEDWETSSYRSMGYEDPYGPMDDDDRSYGRSPESRESRPPSEPPRRPRPPESDNAGYGDRREPEPPREDYVDFEPLDDLSSDRPNDQPGNFDY; the protein is encoded by the coding sequence ATGGTCAATATTGGACTCAACCCAGGGGCAATGTTGGGCGTTGTCCTGTTTGGGGCCGGCGCTGGGTTGTATTTTCTCCGGTCTGTTCGCCCAGAACTGGCACGAGATCATGATATTTTTTTCATGGCGGTGGCGGTTCTCAGTGGTGGTATCCTGTTTTTTCAAGGATGGCGACTCGATCCGATCTTAACGTTTGGTCAGTTTCTGTTGACGGGATCGGCGATTTTTTTTGCGGTGGAAAGTATTCGCTTAAGGGGTTTGGCGACCTCGCGGGCGAAGCAAAATACGCCAATTGTGGATGAGGATCGGCCGGTGAGCCGGGCTTATACTTATGATGGGTATGATAATTACGATCCTCGGTTGGATCAGTTGGAGCCGGAGGAGGAACCGCGTCCCCGGCGGATGATTGGTACGAAGGAAGACCGCTATGGTCAAGGCGATCGCTATGAAGACCGTTATGAGGAGGATTATCCCCGACGCTCTTCATCGAGTCGCCGACGGAGCAGTTCACGCCCTTCAGCCACCTCTTCTAGTTCTGGACGTAGATCGTCGCGCCGTCCTGCATCAACGACCAGTAGAGGTTCTGAGGATTGGGAAACGTCGAGTTATCGGTCAATGGGATATGAAGATCCCTATGGGCCAATGGATGATGACGATCGCTCCTATGGTCGGTCTCCAGAGTCGCGAGAGTCTCGCCCCCCGTCTGAACCCCCCCGTCGCCCTCGACCTCCAGAGAGCGATAATGCTGGGTATGGCGATCGCCGGGAACCCGAACCGCCCAGGGAAGATTATGTGGATTTTGAGCCACTTGATGACTTAAGCAGCGATCGCCCCAACGATCAACCGGGGAATTTTGATTATTAG
- a CDS encoding AbrB family transcriptional regulator, whose product MSQKDLQLPEAPLTGKALLQKVKELTHLSRRERAKKCGYYTKKDEDDIRVNLAEFYDAVLAARGIELEPGKSKDGRGREPTYRVSVHKNGQIVIGSTYTESMGLKKGDEFEIKLGYKHIHLIQVDEDDKNGSEAD is encoded by the coding sequence ATGAGCCAAAAGGATTTACAACTTCCTGAAGCACCCTTAACGGGGAAAGCCCTGCTTCAAAAAGTCAAGGAACTCACCCATCTCTCCCGTAGAGAAAGGGCGAAAAAGTGTGGCTACTATACGAAAAAAGATGAAGACGATATCCGGGTCAATTTGGCTGAATTCTATGATGCGGTATTAGCAGCTAGAGGGATCGAGCTTGAGCCGGGTAAATCTAAGGATGGCCGGGGACGAGAGCCAACCTATCGCGTTAGTGTCCATAAAAATGGCCAAATTGTGATTGGTTCTACCTATACGGAATCTATGGGTCTAAAGAAAGGGGATGAATTTGAGATTAAATTGGGCTATAAACACATTCACTTGATTCAAGTGGATGAGGATGATAAAAATGGCTCTGAAGCGGATTAA